One stretch of Oncorhynchus tshawytscha isolate Ot180627B linkage group LG19, Otsh_v2.0, whole genome shotgun sequence DNA includes these proteins:
- the dusp6 gene encoding dual specificity protein phosphatase 6, whose product MLDKLKPVQFESVMAISKTVEWLQEHLKTRKDCLLVMDCRAQELYESSHVETAINVAIPSLMLRRLKKGNLSIKSLLSNGEDRERFARRCKTDTIVLYDEYSREWNENVNGGSVLGLLLKRMKDEGYKAFYLEGGFSKFQAEFPAQCETNLVGSFNSSSPTAQVLGLGGLRISSDSSDIESDIDRDPSSATDSDGSPLSNPQPSFPVEILPHLYLGCAKDSTNLDILEEFGIKYILNVTPNLPNMFENAGEFKYKQIPISDHWSQNLSQFFPEAIGFIDEARGQKCGVLVHCLAGISRSVTVTVAYLMQKLNLSMNDAYDIVKMKKSNISPNFNFMGQLLDFERTLGLKSPCDNRVVTPTQPLYFTTPTNHNVFQLDPLEST is encoded by the exons ATGCTCGACAAGCTCAAGCCCGTTCAGTTCGAATCGGTAATGGCTATCAGCAAGACCGTGGAGTGGCTGCAGGAGCACCTCAAGACGCGCAAAGACTGCCTGTTGGTAATGGACTGCAGAGCGCAGGAGCTATACGAGTCCTCGCACGTCGAAACGGCGATTAACGTGGCCATCCCGAGCCTGATGCTCCGGCGGCTGAAGAAGGGCAATCTTTCCATCAAGTCCTTGCTCTCAAACGGCGAGGACCGGGAGAGATTTGCGCGGAGGTGCAAGACGGATACCATTGTGCTATATGACGAATACAGCAGGGAATGGAACGAAAATGTCAACGGGGGCTCGGTGCTGGGCTTGCTCCTGAAGAGGATGAAAGACGAGGGCTACAAGGCTTTTTACCTTGAGG GTGGTTTCAGCAAATTCCAAGCCGAGTTCCCTGCCCAGTGCGAGACCAATCTGGTCGGCTCTTTCAACAGCAGTTCTCCTACGGCCCAGGTGCTCGGCCTCGGGGGGCTGCGGATAAGCTCAGACTCCTCGGATATCGAGTCCGACATCGACCGAGACCCGAGCAGCGCCACAGACTCAGACGGCAGTCCCCtctccaacccccagccctccttcCCAGTGGAGATCCTCCCGCACCTCTACCTGGGCTGCGCCAAGGATTCCACCAACCTGGATATTCTGGAAGAGTTTGGCATCAAGTACATTCTGAACGTGACTCCCAACCTGCCCAACATGTTCGAGAACGCAGGGGAATTCAAGTACAAGCAGATCCCCATCTCAGATCACTGGAGCCAGAATCTGTCACAGTTCTTCCCAGAGGCCATTGGCTTCATAG ATGAGGCTCGCGGTCAAAAATGTGGCGTCCTGGTCCACTGTCTGGCCGGCATCAGCCGCTCCGTGACGGTAACCGTAGCCTACCTCATGCAGAAGCTCAACCTGTCCATGAACGACGCCTACGACATCGTCAAGATGAAGAAGTCCAACATCTCGCCCAACTTCAACTTCATGGGCCAACTCCTGGACTTTGAGCGCACCCTGGGCCTGAAGAGCCCCTGTGATAACCGGGTGGTGACCCCCACACAACCTCTGTACTTCACCACCCCCACCAACCACAACGTCTTCCAGCTGGATCCCCTGGAGTCCACGTGA